TAGCCGATGCCTGCAGCGGCGGCACGCTTCTTGTAGCGTTCGATGACGCGAACCGGTACCCGGATGGTGATTGCCTTGGTGGCATTGGCGGCCATTTTCGCCTTTACCGCCTTGACCGTTTCGTCCCAGTTGCCTTCGGAGACAATTGCCGTACCGTCTTCTAAACCCTTGCGGATTTCCTCGCCAAAGTCATGATTTTCAAAATAGTCCAGTTCTTCTTTAGAGATATTAATATCGTCTACTATCTTAAAGTCCATAAAGTCTCCTCGTCTTTGTGAGCTCGTCTTACTGTTATTACGGTATAAAAATCCGAATCTAACACAACAGCCCAAATATTTCCATCTACTTGACCGATCACGATAAACCGTCCCTGCAAACTGCTTTTGATGACATATTTTCCATTCATCAAGGCAACAAGCATTTCCGGTGTAAAACCGCGCTCGGTCATTCGTTGTAAAGCATGCTTTGTTATGTTCATAATAAATATACATTATGTATGTACACTTTGTCAATATATGTTTATTTTACAGGGTGAAATAGGAGCACCCCTATTTATTAATACGCCACTTTCGGGAAAAGTGTCTTTTTCTATATTGGAAACAAATGAAAATTTCTGCTTTTAAATCGCGTTTTAGGCTTTTGAAGCCCGTATTCGGGCTGTTTTTCGTAGTTTCTTTGATTTCTTGCGCTGGTAACGGCCAGCCGCTGACAGAATCGGACCCAAAAACGTCCGAAGGGGCTGGGAACGGGGGTTCCGGGAGCTACACGGACGACTATTTTGATGATGGTTCGGCTGTAAATTCGGACGCGAGCACCAAATCGGCCCGCAGAAACACCGCCAACAGTTTCAGTTCCGACGGTTTCAGCTTCATTTTGCCTCAGGGTGGCTCCGGTGACTGGGCGCTCGTGGGCGATGACGACGGGAGCGCCCACGAGAGCGGCGTCCCCTACGAATTTTATAACGCCACGACAGGACGCCGCGCGGTCCTGGTCGAAATCGAACTCCCGAAGGGCGAACCCATGCGACTCATGGACCGCGCCCAGATGGAAATGCAGGCTTTTGAATCGAGCGGCAAGAAGGCTACTCTCGCCGAGACCTACCCCGAAGAAAATTTCGGCGGTACAGGCGTCTTCTTTGACGTTGCAGGCAAGCGCTACGACAGCCCCTACGAGGCCGTCGGCTTTGTAACAGGCGCAGGGAGCCGCGTGTACACGCTCACGCTTTCTGCCACCGACACGCCGCTCCAGCCAGGCGAACTCAAGAACGAATGGAAGGAATTCTTCGCCAACTTCAGCATGCGCGAAACCGCCGCCAGCGAAGGCCCGGAACTCTCGCCGAACAATGTGCAAAGCTTTAACTCCCCCGCCCTCGGCTACACTTGGGCTGTGAAGGATACTCTCTGGCATCACTGGACAGGTATTGCCCGCCAGAACGACGACCCCGACCTGGTGCTCAGCAACAAGGCCGAAGACGTTTCGCTGTTCGTTTACGGCGCGACTGTAGAAAGCGACGCCGTCAATTCGCAGGATTTGTTCAAGGTGCTGCTCGTGCGCCTGGGCGTAGACCCCAACAATCCGACGCTCGAAATGCACCGCCAAAAGGTCGGCGACCGCTACGCGCAGGACTTTACCCTGACTCACGTGGTCAACAAGTTCGACTTCTACTACACAGGCCGCTATTTCTATGATGACGGCCGCGGAATCTTGATCGTGAGCTGGACCCAGGGCGTGAACAAGAAGAAATACGCCAAGGTCATGCAGCACGGTATCGAAGGCCTGACCGTGGGCGAAAATCCGGCCGCCAAAAACGCAGCCGCCGACCCCGAATCCGCCAAAAAACAGGCAAAATTCAACGCCGCCATCATGAGCCAAGTGGGCATTCTGCGCCTACTCGAAAACCAGCCGCTCGTAGCCCTCAGCTACTTTGAACGCGCAAACCGCATGGACCCCGAAGAGCCTCTCTACCTGATCAACTGCGGATTCGTGTACCAGATGAAGGAACTTTACGGCCCAGGCATCAGCCACTTTGAAAGCCAGCGCGAATTGGTGCAAAAGAACGGCAAACTGCTCTCGATTTTGGGCGAAATGTACGAAGCCTTGTTCGACTACGGCCGAGCCCGCGAATGCGCCGAAGCAGCCCTCCGTTACACGCCGAACAATCCGGAATACGTAATCAACTTGAGCGACGCCCTCTGGGGACTCGGTCAGCGCAACCAGTCACTCGTGGTGGTGCAACGCCTTTACGACACGCAGCCGAGCAGCCGCCTGGGCGTCTACCTCGCAAAGACTTACATGGGCCTCGACCAGTACGCCGAAGCAGTTGATATTCTTTACCAGGTGCGCCGCCGCTTTGGCATGAGCGTGGAACTCGGCACCACCTTGATGGATGCCCTCATGTTCCTTGGCCGCTACGAAGAAGCCCGCGCCATCAGCGAAGAAACGCTGGCCAAGGACCGCAACGACTACAAGATTTGGACCACGCAGGGCAAGATTCTCTTCTACAGCCGCAACTACCGCGACGCAGAAAAGTCGCTCACCAAGGCACTCGCCCTCAAACCCGATAACGAAGATGCCAAGAGCTTCCTCAGCGCCACGAAAGCATTCCTCGGCAAGGCAGACAACCGCACGCTGCAAAAGCCGATTACGCCGGTAGAAGAACGCACCAAGAACCTGAAGGGACTCCTCAGCGAAAGCGCCAAAAAGCAAGGCACCGAAGGCGACTTCCCCGCCGTCGTGCATTACAACAAGCAGACTTTGAAAGCCGAAAAGGGCGCAAACTGGGTCCGCACCGACGAAATGCTCATGGAAATCCTCGACATTCGCGGCGCCGCCATCTATCGCGAATTCACCTTCGACTTTTTGCCGGGATTCGACCGCATTTACCTGAACGCGCTCGAAGTCTACGACAGCAACTGGAACCTGAAGCAGAAGGCGAACCTGAACGGCGCCTACATTACCTACGCCACCGAAATCGGTGGCCAGAACGAATCGCAGACAGCGCATTTCCCGCTGCAAGAGCTTGAACCGGGCGATTTCATTTACCTGCAGTTCAGCCGCACGAATATCGAAAACAAGGGCATGATCCCCTACACCGACTTCGTGAGCAGCAAGGACGTTCCTGTCGGACAGTCCAGCTTCCGCATTTACGCCGACACCGCCCGCTTTGTGACCGAAGAATACGGCCCGCTGGAAAAGAAAGCAATCAAGGGCGGTATCGAATGGAAGATCGAAAACCCGGTCATTATCCGCAAAGAACTCTACATGCCCGTGTACCGCGACTTTGGCGCAGGCCTGATGCTTACCGGCAAGCAGGAATGGAAAAACGTGGGCGAAGATTACCAGAACCTGATCAAGCACCAGTTCAAGCAGGCCGTAAGCGTACGTGAAAAGGCCCGCGAAGTCCGCGGCAGCAAGGCCAACGACAACGCTGTGAAGGCAATCGTGAACTTTGTGCGCCACGACATCCGCTACCGCGACGTGCGATTCGGCGGACACAGCCTGATTCCGCAAACCGCCGAAGTCACGCTGAAAAAGCACCAGGGCGACTGCAAGGATATGGCGCTCTTGCTCAAGGAAATGCTTGAATCGATTGGCATCAAGAGCTACCTCACGGCCATTCACCTGACCGAAGAAGGCTTCGCCGGCCTCCCGACGATTCAGCAGTTCAACCACATGATTCTCTACATTCCGGCACAGGGTCAAGTCACTGAACGCTGGGTTGACGCCACCGACAAAACCGGCAACGATCGCCCCGTGCCGCTCGATATGGAAGGCAAGGTCGCGCTCGTCATCAACGACGACAGCAGCCATGTGGTCACCACGCCGATTTTGGAAGACAATCAGGAACACCAGATTGGCATTGAACACCGCCTGTTTATCGGAAACGACGGCGCCTGCGAATTCCGCGACTCGATTTCGCTGCAGGGCAAGTTCGCCAGCGTGATGCGTAACCGTTTCTATGGCCGCGACGCCAAGGAACAGGAAAAGCTGATGGAAGACTTCCTCGCTTCGGGTATCCCCGACGTAAGCATCGGAAACATCCGCATCGAGAACCTCGCCGAATTCAACAAGCCGCTCGCCCTGATTGTGACTTACGCATCGAAGGGTTACTTTGGCCAGGGCGGTTCCGAACTTAAGGGCCGATTCCCGAACGTGTGGGAACGCAGCCTGTTCAAGCTCCCGAAGGTTTCCAAGCGTCACCACCCGATTCGCATGCCGCACGAAACGCAGTTTGCATACAAATTAAGCGTCACGGCAGCAAGCGGCAAGACGGTCAAGATTACCGGCCCAAAGCCGCTTAATCGCGACCCGGATTACGTGAGCTACGAGAAGAATTTCGACGGCAAGAACAGCATCAAGTGGACCACCTTCGCACTCTACGCCGACCCGGCCGAATACAACAAGATTCGCGAAGAATGGACCTACTTGCTCAGCGAAACCAGCCCGATGATTGAGGTGAAATAACTATATTTGTGCTCACTATGAGCATTTCTATCCCCCAGTTGCCTAAGGGCACACGCGATTTTTACCCGGAAGCCGAGCGCATCCAGAATTACATTTTTGACACCTGGCGTAGCGTCGCCGAATCTTTTGCCTACGAAGAATACGAAGGCCCGATGTTTGAACATCTGGAGCTGTATACGGGCAAGTCCGGCGAAGAAATCGTAAGCCAGCTTTACAACTTTAAAGACAAGGGCGACCGCGAAATTGCACTTCGCCCCGAAATGACTCCGACGCTCGCCCGCCTCGTGATCCAGAAGGCCCGCGAACTCAAGAAGCCTTTCAAATGGTTCAGCATGCCGCGCCTGTTCCGTTACGAAAAGGCGCAGAAGGGTCGCCTGCGCGAATTCTTCCAGCTGAACATGGACATCATTGGTACCGAAAGCATTTACGCCGAAGCCGACCTGATGGCAGCCATCGCTACAATGCTCCGCAAGTTCGGCCTCAAGGACGGCGAATTTGCGATTGGCGTTTCTAGCCGCAAGCTTTTGGCCACTTACCTCGAAGAAATCGGCGCACCGAATCCGGCGCTGGTGTACCCGGTGCTTGACCGCCGCTTAAAAATCGGCCCCGAAGCATTCGCCAAGGCACTCGCCGACGCAGGTCTCAGTGAAGACCAAGTGAAAAAACTCGACGACTTCATGAGCTGCAAGAGCCTCGAAGAAGTTCGCGCCGCAGTCAAGAGCGAAAACGCAACTGCAGCCCTCGCCGAAATCGAAGACCTGTTCGCAACGCTTACCGCCGCAGGTTACGGCGAATGCGTGAATCTGGACCTCTCCATTGTTCGCGGCCTCGCCTACTACACAGGCATCGTGTTCGAAGTCTTTGACAAGGGTAAATCCATGCGCGCCATCGCAGGCGGTGGCCGTTACGACAGCCTCACCGAAAAGCTCGGTGGCGAACGCATCCCGGGCGTGGGCTTTGGCATGGGCGACGTGGTACTCGCTGACTTGCTCGCCGAACACAACTTGCTCCCGAGCCCGAAGCAGAGCGTGGACTTCTACATCGCAAGCTTTACCAACGACATGAAGAAGGTGTTCGAAACCGCCCAGGTATTCCGCGCAGACGGAAGCAAGGTTTCCCACCCGCTCGCCCCCATGAAGATGGGCAAGCAGCTCGACCAGGCCAACTATCAAGGCGCGAAAATCGTCGTGTACGTCGACGGTTCCAAGGCTGCCGCAGGTGAATTCGAATACAAGGACATGCGCACCGGCGAAATGTTCGTAGGCAACACCCAGGCGATTGTTGAACGGCTATGATGTCCCCCCTAAAAGTCCTCCTTTCTATCATCAGCCTGTTCGCGGTGCTGGGCATTATAGCCCTCATCTACCCGAATGACGGCATTCACATTGGCGACTCCACGCTCCGCTACCCGAAGCTCACCGAAATCTTCGTAAAGCAGTCCGCAAGCGATTCGCTCGGCGATTCCGCGGCAGTCGACCCCGAAGAAGCAATCCGTGAGATGATGGAAGCGACCAAGCGGCAGCAATTCGCCGCCTTCAGCGATTCCCTCAAGTTCTACGAGGACTTTTTCGAAAAGGGCAGGACCCGATTCGATTTACCCAACAACGACCCTACGTGGTTCGACCGATTCTTCTTGCACATGGAACTCGCCTCGCTTGATTCGAACGTGGTACACATTCTGCATTACGGCGACTCGCAGCTCGAAGAAGACCGAATCTCCGCCACCATCCGCGAAGACTTGCAAGACGAATTCGGCGGTGCAGGCCCCGGCATGATGCCTATCATTATGACGGTTCCCTCGCAAACCACCAGCCACGCCAGCACCGGCGCCCTTTCGCGCTACATTCTGTTTGGACCCAAGGACGAAGAAGCCGACCACAGCCGCTACGGACCGCTCGCACAGCTGGCAAAGCTCCAGGGCGATGCCGCCATTACCATCCAGCGCCGCAAAGAACGCAAGGGTCAGTTCCCGCACGTGGGTGGCTACAAGACCATCAAGCTCCTGACCAACAAGTCGGCACACATCAAGGCTAAGCTCAACGTCAACCTGACCGTAGTCGACACAGTAGGTCAAAACGACGACGGCACCGTCAAAGAAAAGCGTAGCACCAAGGTGGTCGACGCCGGCGAACCGACTATTGACACTTACAACAAGTTAAAAGTGTTCACCTGGAAGCTGAAGGACACCACCTCGATCGCCAAGATGTACCTCTCGGGCAACGGAGAAATCTACGCCATCGCAGCAGACGGCGCTTACGGTGTGGCTGTCGACAACGTGGCAATGCGCGGCTCTTCGGGCACCATCTTCCACCGCATCGATTCCGAACTCTTGGCTGAATCTTACAAGGCAATGAACGTCCGCCTGATTATTATGGAATATGGCGGCAACATGGTCCCGAGCGTTACCTCGAGCAACATCGACTGGACCAAGAAAATCATTACGCGCCAAATTCAGGCGGTACAAAAGGCGAACCCCGATGCCGACATTTTATTCATCGGCCCCGCCGACATGGCACGCCAAAAAGACGGCCAGTGGCAAACGTATTCGGGCCTGAACATGACCATCAAGGCGCTGCGCGAAGTGGCGCTTGAAAACGGTGTGGCATACTGGGACATGCACCGCGTGATGGGTGGTAACGGCGCCATGATCAAGTGGGTCAACAAGGAACCGGCCCTCGGCTTTACCGACCACATCCACTTTACCCGCCGCGGTGCCGCCTACATGGGCGACCTGTTCTGCTCGGCACTGCGCATGCATTACGACTACTTCAAGTTCCGCGACCGTCACCACATTACCGACGAAAAGCTCAAGGAACTGCACAAGTGGAGCGTCGAAGAACAAGCCGAAAAAGAAAAGAACGTTCTTCCGGAACGCACTTTCTTGAACGTCAAGAGAAGAACTAAGAAGGCAAAAGGAGGAGCTAAGAAGTGAGATTTCTGACCGTTGCCTTGATTGCAGCCCTCACCACAAGCGTATTCGCCGCCGATAAGGGTAAGACTGCCCCCGGCGCCTATAACCTGGACTTGTCCCGTTACGACTTTATCGATACCACGCAGAACCGCATCCAGTTCCCCAAGGGCAACGCCTCGTTTGCGCCGTTCTTCAACAAGATGGATACCCTGGTGTTCGAAAACCGCGGTCAAGTGCGCATTCTGCACATCGGTGGTTCGCACCTGCAGGCCGACGTGATCTCTGGTCGTATCCGTGAACACTTTATCAAGGAATACCCGGGTGCCTCTGCCGGCCGCGGCTTCGTGTTCCCCTACTCAGCCGCCCGCACCAACACGCCGGCGAGCTACGCCAGCGCCTACAAGGGCATCTGGGACATGAACAAGAACGTGCAGAGCGAAATCAAGAAGCCGCTTGGCTTGCTCGGCATTGCCGTGAGCACCAGCGACCCCCGTGCCGAAATCACTCTGCTCCTGGATAGGTACAATTCCGAACCGCTGTGGGGCGAAACCAAGCTCCGCCTGTTCGGCTACAGCGACAACAACGACGTGGTGCCCGTGCTCCGCGTAGACACCATGGACATTTACGGCAAGCTGGACACCGCAAGCCAAAGCTACGTGTTCACCAGCCCGCGCCCCATCGACACCATTCAAATTGTTTTCCGCTGGATGGATTCCCTGCAGCAGGCAACCATCGCGCAGTTCATTACCGATTCGCTGATTCAGGATTCCATTGCCCGCGCCAAGGAAGATTCGCTCAAGAAGGCAAACGGCGACACCGCCCAGAACAAGAAGGAACCTGAAGCGCCGCCCGCCCGCATTCCGAACAACGTAGCGCTCCCCGAAGTGGCACGCGACTCCATGTTCCAGGGTGAATGCGACGTGCTCGACACCGCCTGCCTCGCCAAGCTCGATTCTACGAACAACGCCGTCGTGGCAGCCCCCGAAGCAGTCGCCACGCCCGATTCGTCCAAGAAGAACGCCCGCCCGCGCTTTACGCTCACCGGCATTCTCACTGAAACCAGCAACCCCGGCATCACCTACACGGGTGTCGGCATCAACGGCGCCAAAGTCCACGACTACTTCGAAGAAATCTGCCCGCTGTTCGAAAAGCAGCTCGCCTACTACAAGCCCGACCTGGTGATTTTCGCCATCGGCATCAACGACGCGAACGTCGAAAAGTTCAACGACAAGCAGTTCCGCGACGATTACGACAGGCTAATTGCCCGCATCAAGAAGGTAAACCCGAACGTCGCGATTATCTTCGAGACGAACAACGACATGTACCGCAAGGTCAAGAAGAAACGCTTTGTGCAGCACCCGAACGGCGACGTGGCCCGCAAGGCATTCTTCGCCCTCGCCGACAAGCACAAGGCCGGCGTATGGGACAAATTCGGAATTATGGGGGGCCTGGGTTCCATGGCCAAGTGGGAAAAGGCGGATCTCGCCAAGGCGGACAAAGTCCACTTCAAGCTGGCTGGCTACAACCTGCTCGGCGACCTGTTCTACAAAGCGATTATCCAATCATATCAAGAACATATAGCCAATCTGCCAGCAGAAAAGAGAAAGGACTAACCTAACCACTGTCTACTTCCTACTGCCTACTCCTATGCTAGACTACTTAATACCTTTCCTCACGCGCACTTTCGCATTTGACGCTAACAGCCCGCTGCTGTTTACGCAGTTCTACTTTTGGGGATTCTTCGCCGTTGTCTTCGCGTTCCTCACCTTAATCAAGAACCGCATTGCGCTGCGTAACGCCTTCTTGTTTGCCACGAGCCTGTTTTTCTACTACAAAACGAGCGGCAGCTACGTTTGCATTCTCATTTTCTGCGTCATCGCGAACTTCTTTATTGGCAAGTGGATCGAACGCGCCGAAGCCCAGTGGAAAAAGAAATTCCTGATGATCATCGTGGTCATCATCGACCTGCTGGTACTTTGCTACTATAAGTATTCCTACTTCTTCCTGGACGCCCTCTACGACTTTACCGGCATCGAGCTGCACGTGTACAACTTCTTCGCGGCGGCAAGCAACAAGATGTTCGGCACCCATTCGCTGGTCGACACCATTATTCTGCCGGTGGGTATCTCGTTCTTCACCTTCCAGGCCATGAGCTACTGCATCGACATTTACCGCGGCAAAATATCGGCGGTCAAGAACATCCTCGATTTCGGCTTTTACCTTTCGTTCTTCCCGCAGCTGGTGGCGGGCCCCATCGTTCGCGCCGATAAATTCGTGCCGCAGCTGTACAAGAACTTTTTCTTGCCGCGCCGCACCTTCGGCATCGCCGTATTCTGGATTTTGAACGGCCTAGCCAAAAAAATCATCTTGAGCGACTACCTGGCCACCAACTTCGTGGACCGAGTCTTTGACACTCCCCTGCTGTTTACCGGCCTCGAAAACCTGATTGCACTCTTTGCCTACTCGCTGCAGGTGTACGCCGACTTCTCGGGCTACACCGACATCGCCATTGGCGTGGCGCTACTCATGGGTTTCCGCCTGCCGCAAAACTTCAACAGCCCCTACAAGGCGCTCAGCCCCACCGAATTCTGGCGTCGTTGGCACATATCGCTTTCGAGCTGGTGGCGCGACTACCTGTACATTCCGCTGGGCGGTAACCGCGGCGCCTCTGTCGGCACCTTCTTCTGGATGGGATTCCTCAGCCTCGTGGCCATTATGCTTTCGGGCAGCGTCTGGGTGGGTATCGCCCTCGGCCTGTTCTTCCTTTACATTGCCATTTACGCCTACCTCAAGCCCGATTCCCGCAAGTTCATTACCACCAACATGAACGCCATGTCTACGCAGATTGTGGGCGGTTGGTGGCACGGTGCCAGCTGGAACTTTATCATTTGGGGCGGCCTAAACGGCTTTGGCCAAGTGTTCAACAAAATCTGGGTCAAGCGTAGCCGCAACTTCCGCGCCGCAGCCTCATTCATTTTGTTCGCCTCGAGCGCCATCATATTCAAGCAGACCCACATCGCCATTTTCGCGATTACCGCGGCCTATTTTGGCATCTTGTTTACCGGCATTTACTCGGTGCTGATTTTCCGCCTGTTCAGCGACAAATACATCCACGGCATTTACGTGGCCTGGAACGTGTCGCTCACGTTCATCTTCATCACGTTCACACGCTTGTTCTTCCGTGCGGGTTCGAACCTCGACCCCGCCGAAGCCAACGAAGTCGCCTGGAACACCGCCAAGAACATGGTGCAGCAAATGGGCACCGCCTGGAAATGGGGTACCCTTGGCACAATCGCCTGGGAACACATCAACATTATTCTGGTGTTCGTCGCAGGCATGCTCATCCACTGGATTCCCAAGAAGGTCAAGAGCCGCTACCGCATCGCGTTTGCCTCGCAGCCCATTCCGCTCATGGTGGCAAGCTCCGCGTTCATCATCTTCGTGATCTACCAGTTCATGAGCGCCGACTCCTGCCCCTTCATCTACTTCCAGTTCTAGCCGCGTCACCCTGAACTTGTTTCAGGGTCTGCATTTTTTTACAAACCTTGCAACCAACTGATTGCACGATTTTCATTTTTAATGTCTAGATTTGGTGTGTTCTATTACGTGTATTGTTGCATTTTGGTTGAGTTAATTCTATATTTAAACTATGGCACTTGAGATCAGACCTATACCGACCTTGAAAGGGCGAGAAGCCTTGGCGTTCGCCCTCGCGGCCGAACGCACTACAAAGGTGCGCAAAAAGCAGGATTTTTCCGAGCAGATTCGTAAGGCTGATTTGATTTTGAAAGAGGCCGGATTTATTTGATTCTAGAAAAAGATTTTCTTTTTCGCCGCTATAACAAGGAACTCGCCGGAAAACTCCCAGCCTTTGATTGTGGCGACGAAGATCTTAACGCATTTTTTCAGGAAGACGCTTTTAACTACGACGCACAATTGCTTGGTCGTTCGTATTGTTTCCTGTCTGCTTTGGAAGGTGATATTGCAGCGGTCTTTACGCTGTCTAATTCTGCGATTCGAGTTGCGGAGTTGCCGAATAATGCCAAACGGAAGCTTGTCAAGCTTATTCCATGGGTCAAACAGGGGCGTAATTATCCAGCCGTGTTGATTGGGCGATTGGGCGTTAGCCAAAAATATTGCAACAAGAAAATAGGCTCGCAAATAATTGATTTTATAAAGGCTTGGTTCTTAAGCGACCACAACAAGACGGGGTGTCGTTTTATCGTCGTTGATGCCTACAATAAAAAAGACGTTTTGCATTTTTATTCTAATGACAACAACAATTTTTCCTTTCTTTTTAAGGAAGAATGTCAAGAAAAAATGTATAATAGCATTCCTGCGGACGAAGCTCTCAAAACGAGGCAGATGTATTTTGATTTGGCCGCGCTCCTGTAATGTGTTGGGTGTAGACTAGAGTCTCGTGGTTGTCGAATTAAGTTTTTTACCTGGCATCAGCATCCCCCGCTGCTTGTCATGCTGAACTCGGTTCAGCATCAGCATTCCTAGCCGACAAACAAGTGACTAGGGTCGGGTTGGTGGGGGTCGAAGGCCGGGCACTTAAGGATGCCACTTAAGGCTACACCGCGGGCATTTTGACGGTGCGGTTGAATTCTTCAGGCGTGGTGAAGGTGGGCACAATCTCATGGAGCGCCTTGATGGCCTTCTGGTCATCGTTGGCGCTGGCGGCGTTCTTCAAGTTCCACAGCTGGTTAATGAACTTGTCCATGTCGATTTCGATCTGCTTACCGATGTAAATCAACTTATTCTTGGTCTTCTGCAGGCCTTCTTCGCTCATGAGCAGCTCTTCAAGCAGCTTTTCGCCCGGGCGCAGCCCCGTAAACTTGATCGGGACATCCTTGTAAGGCACTTTGCCGTACATGCGGATCAAGTTTTCGGCCAAAGTCACGATCTTTAGCGGGTGGCCCATATCGAGCACAAAGATTTCGCCACCGTGAGCAATCGAGGCAGCCTCCAGCACCAGGCTCACCGCCTCCGGAATCGTCATAAAGTAGCGGATAATGTCGGGGTGAGTCACCGTCACAGGCTTGCCCTGTTCAATCTGACGCTTGAACAGCGGAATCACGGAACCGTTCGAGCCCAGCACATTGCCAAAGCGAGTCGTCACGAATTCCGTCTCGCCGCTCTTTTGCTGGGCAAGGAACTGCACAATCATCTCGCAGCAGCGCTTAGAGGCACCCATCACGTTCGTCGGGTTCACCGCCTTGTCGGTACTGATCATCACGAACTTTTTGACGCCGTTCAGCACCGCGAGCGTACCCATGTTAAACGTACCGATCACATTGTTCTTGATCGCTTCCATGGGGTTGTTTTCCATGAGCGGCACATGCTTATGGGCCGCCGCGTGGAACACCACCTGGGGCTTATACTTCTTGAAAATCTGGTTCATGCGGAAGTAGTCGCGCACCGAGGCAATCAGCGTCACCAGGTTCAGCTTGTCGCCATATTCCATGCGCAGTTCTTGCTGAATATCGTAGGCATTGTTTTCGTAAATGTCCACGATAATCACCTGCTTCGGATTGTACTTCGCAATCTGGCGCACCAGTTCGCTACCGATACTGCCGCCACCGCCCGACACCATGCAAACCTTGCCCTCGATAAAGTCGCGAATATCCTTGTTGTCAAAGCGAATAGGGTCGCGGCCCAGCAAGTCTTCTACGTTAATATCGCGAATCTGGTTCACGTAGCTCGTGGTGCCATCGCCCAC
The nucleotide sequence above comes from Fibrobacter sp. UWT2. Encoded proteins:
- a CDS encoding nucleoside-diphosphate sugar epimerase/dehydratase; this translates as MLNEKVKNLFNSFRLRKRILAATDAFIVVAAALFANWPLPAVAERINRPELLIISVTCVFGCFASLLFFGAYNKLWRYFSKRDYLSCVKGVVCGMVVAYGFVFLFQRQVFVEFAILHTLVALFGICAFRYIFRGTFVSLVHTGYKEASLANKTRTMIVGAGSAAQMLIREIRNNQADEEEGLKSSVATHLNPVCLVDDDRYKIGKMFEGVLVAGSTTDIPKIVREERIEQIILAIPSCPPKDRQTILDICGKTGVPVKVLPFIGSLLDTSNVGDGTTSYVNQIRDINVEDLLGRDPIRFDNKDIRDFIEGKVCMVSGGGGSIGSELVRQIAKYNPKQVIIVDIYENNAYDIQQELRMEYGDKLNLVTLIASVRDYFRMNQIFKKYKPQVVFHAAAHKHVPLMENNPMEAIKNNVIGTFNMGTLAVLNGVKKFVMISTDKAVNPTNVMGASKRCCEMIVQFLAQQKSGETEFVTTRFGNVLGSNGSVIPLFKRQIEQGKPVTVTHPDIIRYFMTIPEAVSLVLEAASIAHGGEIFVLDMGHPLKIVTLAENLIRMYGKVPYKDVPIKFTGLRPGEKLLEELLMSEEGLQKTKNKLIYIGKQIEIDMDKFINQLWNLKNAASANDDQKAIKALHEIVPTFTTPEEFNRTVKMPAV
- a CDS encoding MBOAT family protein, coding for MLDYLIPFLTRTFAFDANSPLLFTQFYFWGFFAVVFAFLTLIKNRIALRNAFLFATSLFFYYKTSGSYVCILIFCVIANFFIGKWIERAEAQWKKKFLMIIVVIIDLLVLCYYKYSYFFLDALYDFTGIELHVYNFFAAASNKMFGTHSLVDTIILPVGISFFTFQAMSYCIDIYRGKISAVKNILDFGFYLSFFPQLVAGPIVRADKFVPQLYKNFFLPRRTFGIAVFWILNGLAKKIILSDYLATNFVDRVFDTPLLFTGLENLIALFAYSLQVYADFSGYTDIAIGVALLMGFRLPQNFNSPYKALSPTEFWRRWHISLSSWWRDYLYIPLGGNRGASVGTFFWMGFLSLVAIMLSGSVWVGIALGLFFLYIAIYAYLKPDSRKFITTNMNAMSTQIVGGWWHGASWNFIIWGGLNGFGQVFNKIWVKRSRNFRAAASFILFASSAIIFKQTHIAIFAITAAYFGILFTGIYSVLIFRLFSDKYIHGIYVAWNVSLTFIFITFTRLFFRAGSNLDPAEANEVAWNTAKNMVQQMGTAWKWGTLGTIAWEHINIILVFVAGMLIHWIPKKVKSRYRIAFASQPIPLMVASSAFIIFVIYQFMSADSCPFIYFQF
- a CDS encoding GDSL-type esterase/lipase family protein, whose protein sequence is MRFLTVALIAALTTSVFAADKGKTAPGAYNLDLSRYDFIDTTQNRIQFPKGNASFAPFFNKMDTLVFENRGQVRILHIGGSHLQADVISGRIREHFIKEYPGASAGRGFVFPYSAARTNTPASYASAYKGIWDMNKNVQSEIKKPLGLLGIAVSTSDPRAEITLLLDRYNSEPLWGETKLRLFGYSDNNDVVPVLRVDTMDIYGKLDTASQSYVFTSPRPIDTIQIVFRWMDSLQQATIAQFITDSLIQDSIARAKEDSLKKANGDTAQNKKEPEAPPARIPNNVALPEVARDSMFQGECDVLDTACLAKLDSTNNAVVAAPEAVATPDSSKKNARPRFTLTGILTETSNPGITYTGVGINGAKVHDYFEEICPLFEKQLAYYKPDLVIFAIGINDANVEKFNDKQFRDDYDRLIARIKKVNPNVAIIFETNNDMYRKVKKKRFVQHPNGDVARKAFFALADKHKAGVWDKFGIMGGLGSMAKWEKADLAKADKVHFKLAGYNLLGDLFYKAIIQSYQEHIANLPAEKRKD